The Caenorhabditis elegans chromosome I genome includes the window ATGTaccatattaaaaattattttcagaaaagttaagTTCACTGAAAATACCACTTTCTTATTGATTTAACtattttaaatggaaatattcaattttatagaCTGCGAAACAAATTAGGCACACATTTTGTtcctgcgtaaatcgacacaagtaCACAGGCAGGTCTCGCAGCGCTTGGCTGCCGCAGCCAATTCGTTGGCTGAGTATTCAACGTTGTAACACTGTGAAGAAGAAACCCatagaatttttctgaattttttcttttcttttttgattcaatatgctgattttttaaattttctcccggaaattgttttaaaaatatctatttaagctttttttcgcaattttgcGTTGTTATTGAGttattttctgtatttctATCGCAATTTTCATTAGTTTGAACTAAAATCGCAattttacttctttttttcagggtACAATGGCTCCACGTGGAAACCAAATGTTGGGCAATGCCCATTTCCGCAAGCACTGGCACAAGCGCATAAAGACCTGGTTCGACCAGCCAGCTCGCAAACTCCGCAGAAGACAGAACCGTCAAGCTAAGGCTGTCGAAATCGCTCCTCGCCCAGTTGCTGGACTTCTCAGGTTAGATAGAATTAGTCTTTTCATTAAATATAGTTTCATTTCAGATCTGTCGTCCGTTGCCCACAGAAGAGATACAACACCAAGACTCGTCTTGGACGTGGTTTCTCTCTTCAAGAGCTCAAGGCCGCCGGAATCTCCCAGGCTCAGGCCCGCACCATCGGAATCGCCGTTGATGTGAGAAGAACCAACAAGACCGCCGAGGGACTTAAGGTatgtaataaattattttgcatgaaaattaaatgtataCAATATTTTAGGCCAACGCCGATCGTCTCAAGGAGTACAAAGCCAAGCTTATCCTCTTCCCGAAGAAGGCTAGCGCACCAAAGAAGGGAGACAGctctgtaagtttttttttgcatttaattaagtttgaaagtatttttgaacttaGTCGATAACAGTTTGTTAAATAATTCCTGCATAATatgaatattgatttttaaggcTGAGGAGCTCAAGGTTGCCGCCCAACTTCGCGGAGATGTCCTTCCACTTTCCCACACCATCACCTTCGACGAGCCACGCCAAGTTACCGACGCCGAACGCAAGGTCGAGATCTTCAGACTTCTCCGCAAGGAGCGTGCTGACAAGAAATACCGTGGAAAGCGTGAGAAGAGAGCCAGAGAGGCCGCTGAGGAGAATAAgtaaattgttgattttctcTGTTCATAAACTTGTTATGAAAGTTAACAGTGACTTACCAACGAACAAACGAAATGCAAATAATATTCTAAAATACAATACGTCTagtttaagtttttatttgaaaacttatggTCAAAAGTGAAACATCAGAACGGGAAAGTTGATTTTGAGTTTCCGATtgtaaatcttaaaaattctgTCGCTTACTATTAGTTTAGGTTTTCATTGTGATTTTATTCGctacttgaaaaatattaaagtttaatttcaaGAAACGCATATTAATCCTCAgcttttggtaaaaatttgtAGCACTGAGAAATAGGTGGCTGTTGGCTTAAATATCCAATTATccgttttcttatttttgaccgatttgttctaaaaatgtCTCCTTCCCATTCTAGACTCACTGATAATGTTTCGAGagttaataatatttaaaatttcaattaagaTATTCATTCacatatatttaaaaacaacgtAGAACATTCACAATATTCTACAAATACACGTATTCAATTAGTTAATGAGAGTCATTGGAAGAAAGACTAGTCTAGGTGCTCGGATTTAATAGAATTCTTTGATCTGTTGTGTACAGTTGGAGATTCATCGGTGTACTCAAGCCTATGCGGGAAGCTGATTGGTGACGAGGCGCGGAGCGGAGCAACGGTTCGCAAATCGAGTGGACTAGACGAGATAGCGGCGATCCTGATTTGCTGAAATATGGGAAAATGAGAATGTAgtgataatttcagatcaaaccttttcgattttttgagcgcTGGGATGACCATGCGGTGAGCTAGGGATTATGCAACATCCACGTACGAATATTGAGAGCAATACTGGAAGGAAAACAAGACCATGGAGAAGACCGAGAGAAATTGAGAGAACGacctgaaaatagaaaagttaaagaataaaaaaattgaaaagaattaccgttttgaaaaaagtaactATCATATATGCTGGAATATCGGCAAGAACTGAAACCGCGATAATTGTAGACATAGCTCCCTGAGACAGTGGCCATCCAAGAGCTGATAGTGCTTCTTTCACTCTACCAGCTGCTGTATCTTCTCTGGATACGACATAGCCATATGCAATGTGTGCAGAATAATCGACGGAGAACCCAATTGACATGATAATTGTGATCATTGATATAGCATCCAGATTCACTCCCCATAGCGTCATGTATCCAATCACTCCAAAATCGATGGAAGCACAAGCGAGAGCCACCCAAAGTGAGCACATTGGCTGTGGAATGAAGAGAACGGCAATGACGATCATCACCAAAAGTGCaataataatgttttgaaCAGTGTTCGGAATAATTATAATGTACTGATCAGTGAACATCCATATTGGCATAAAAGTGGTCACATTGAACTCCGGCCATCGAGCAGCGACCTCTCTAAATGACATTGTAGCGTCGGTTTGGTCCATTGTTGTCACTAAATCCTTCATTCCTAGAATAAACCGGAAGCTTTTGACCATCGTTCCATTATCATCATCAGGCATTGGTCCCCAGTAGATATCCTCTGCCAATGGATTATTGGTTTTGGAAGCTAGGAAATGGTGAAGAAGGCCATAAAATGAggaatcaataatttgaactTCCAACTCTTTTTGATAATATCTCTCCATTTCGAATAACCAAAACTGCACAGATTCCATTCCAATCGCATGCTTACTTGTCGCAAAGTCAAGCACCATTGCATGAACTCGATCACGAGATGTATGATTTCTAAGATCGGGAGCATTATTTATCACAATTTGCACTTGTTGTccgtatttccaaaaatatttctctaaaAGTCGATAATGTGGAATAGCATACGAGTCCTCAACCAATAAATTAACTGGCTCCAATCCTTCCTTGATACGAGAGCATCCATAGCTGGCGCCGAGCAGATAGATCACAAACCAAACCATTGCAATTCCACGAACCACAGGATGCATCAGAACTGGAGCATACCATTCTCCGAAGAAACGAGAGGTCAGTGGTTGTTTGACATCGTGTGATGCAGAATGATCGGGCACACTTCCGAGATTGAATAATCGTTGGAATGTGCTCAGGGATGTCTTCTTTTCGGCAGATACAGCTTCGATGAGAAAGAGGGAATTTCGGCCGGATGCTTCGTGTTTCATAGCCAGTGCTAGGCATGCGGCAAAGAATGTGATCTGAAAACAGCGATTATTATTGAGACGCAAAATTTTGGTCctgaaaaaaacgatttttgtgTGTTAGCAGAAATTCGCCACGTGGAAATATTACCCGgacgcgaaattttgcgaatttGGTGccaggtctcaccacgacaatttttgtcttcaaattcaaaaacatgcACTTCTTTAaagataacttttttcatttttttttcaaatttttgtgattttattcATTAATTCTGCTATTTTCTAATGGTTTAAATGAGTTTTTTGACGAAatgtgtcgagaccgggtactgtATTTTCGGAACAAAAATCGAATCTTGGTATTATAAGCACCTGATATATAAATGCAAAGAAAATTGCGACTCCAGTGTATACACAGAATATTTGAACGGCTGGAATAGTTGTGATGGCGCCGACTCCAAAGGAaagaacatctgaaaaaatattaagattgtgaataaatattcaatttcaattaggGCTACCTGTGCTAGACGTGATAAGAATCGAAACTGCAGCATCTGCCAAACATTCTCCCATTCGTTCGTGCACTGTATGCGTTCTAGACGTTCGTCTCACAGCTGCTACCATCAAAAACATATTATCAACTCCAACAGCGAGCACGAGGAATGGCATGACACCAACAATGTCATTGTATGGCATTCCCATCAATGACAAGAATCCGACGCCAGTGAGAATAGCGATTCCAGCACTGACCACTCCGAGAATGGAAAGAATCGGTTTAGAGAGAACCCAATCGATTGAGAACGATCCGTCGATGAAGCTCAGCGAGCAAAGTGTTGAGAAAACGATGAGAAGGGTGATGGAGATTATGAAGCGAGGAATCAGTGTATCCGCATTTCTCTTAAGCTCATCTGCTAGAGTTTGAGAGTGGAAGTAGGTGATAGAGATGTATGGATCTTCTGGATACTGGGTGAGCATTCTGCCGAGTTCTAGCTCCCATTCTCCCGAAATATAGCTCATTTCTTCTGGGTGAAACTTCAGATGATAGATCATGAACCAGGCTTTCGCTGATGCAAGGATATCTGTCTCATTTTCTCCTTTCATTACAGTGACGCCTCCGAGACTGCTTCCGATATATCCTCCTCTGGAAAATacgaacaaaaattggaaaaaaaaatatctgaacaTACTCTGATCCGAATCGAAAATAGGGGTAAGTAATATTGAAGCCATGATTGTGTAGGTCGGAAAGAATATGTACATGCTTGTTAGAAGGGCAACcgccatctgaaaaatatgaaaattaggaaatttttccggaaatgaTGACACTCTCGAGCAATACTAACTTTTATACTGTAGGCACAGGTTTTTGTAGCTGTAATAGTGGCCATTGTGAAGGACACGAACTCTTGTTTGAATATATTTGTCGAGTTGATAGACTGCGTTCGCAAATTTTGGATCAAGAATATTCGAATCGTTGCGAGCAAGCGCTGTGACTTGAATTTCTCGACTTTGCGTCACAGCTCGTCCCGGAATATAATTATTGTCGGTGAGTGGCCATTTCTCATGAATCGACATTCGTTCCATCTTGCTCTGAGCGCCGAGTGGTGTGAAGAGGTAAACGGCGTCGGAGAGTGGATTCAGGTGGAGAAGTCCGACTCCCATTGCGGCGGTGAAGAGTAGCGGGAAGACGAAAAATGGAAGCGGATGGTCACAGATCAGGAATCCGAGCTGTCGGAACAGCGACGCCGCACGCCGCTCCACACAGTCCCAtgccatttctgaaaattaataaattagaGTATTTTGGCGATTATTAgaaagaaacaataaaaattaagagaGTGAGATAAAAATGCAGAGGAGATTTAATCGAGGGAAGGAAGAAAGGAAGAAAGACTGACTCGCACTGTTTTATAGtgggctacaaactacagactaCACAGGCTACACAGTATTTATCCGGAAATAATTATTGGCAGGTGGCCCGGtacagaaaaatgagaaagatgAACTAAAATGAAGGAATTattggagaaaattaaaacaaaaagttgagaagaaaaaatgactacagtaacccggaaatgCAGATTGTGTGCATTTTTTCGTCATGGTGAAGTTTAGACAaggaatttaaattaaatttaaaaattaattttaattttgaaaaatgccgtTATTAAATAgacaaaatcacaaaaaacaagaaaattaatgaattaataatttctgcaaacttttgttttcattttacaaCTGCTTTAAATGTGAACACgctctgaaatttcgaaaaaaaaaattgaaaatcacagaaaaGAAATACGAGGAAACTTTAAAACATCTTGTGGTTCGCTCACGAAACCCAAATTTGACCGCCGAAGACAAGACAAAACCAACAGGAGTAGATCAAAATAATAGATCAAGACGAAATAAATATAAGAAATCAAGCAGTCGATTTGCTGCAGTCAGAAGACGATCTCCGCTGTCCGCGTGCGTCATCGGAGAGGCGGATACCGGTCTTTCTTCTGCGGTTGTGTCATCAGATGAGGGTGAAAGCTGTGAGGGGAATAAGAAAGGGAGACAGAGAAAAGAGAGGGATAAATTCGACTTTCGGCATGATGATGTTCGCCTCTAAATGCAACAGCAGCGATACCGGTCCATTTTTCGCGCCTGTCTGGCATGGATTATTGGtagaaaatttcgagaaagtAATTCGTCTTGAagggaaaatatttaattgtcTAAATTGAAGAAGCCTGCAGTCcacttatttttctttaaagttttgaactttGGGAAACTT containing:
- the ptr-2 gene encoding SSD domain-containing protein (Confirmed by transcript evidence) gives rise to the protein MAWDCVERRAASLFRQLGFLICDHPLPFFVFPLLFTAAMGVGLLHLNPLSDAVYLFTPLGAQSKMERMSIHEKWPLTDNNYIPGRAVTQSREIQVTALARNDSNILDPKFANAVYQLDKYIQTRVRVLHNGHYYSYKNLCLQYKNGGCPSNKHVHILSDLHNHGFNITYPYFRFGSEGGYIGSSLGGVTVMKGENETDILASAKAWFMIYHLKFHPEEMSYISGEWELELGRMLTQYPEDPYISITYFHSQTLADELKRNADTLIPRFIISITLLIVFSTLCSLSFIDGSFSIDWVLSKPILSILGVVSAGIAILTGVGFLSLMGMPYNDIVGVMPFLVLAVGVDNMFLMVAAVRRTSRTHTVHERMGECLADAAVSILITSSTDVLSFGVGAITTIPAVQIFCVYTGVAIFFAFIYQITFFAACLALAMKHEASGRNSLFLIEAVSAEKKTSLSTFQRLFNLGSVPDHSASHDVKQPLTSRFFGEWYAPVLMHPVVRGIAMVWFVIYLLGASYGCSRIKEGLEPVNLLVEDSYAIPHYRLLEKYFWKYGQQVQIVINNAPDLRNHTSRDRVHAMVLDFATSKHAIGMESVQFWLFEMERYYQKELEVQIIDSSFYGLLHHFLASKTNNPLAEDIYWGPMPDDDNGTMVKSFRFILGMKDLVTTMDQTDATMSFREVAARWPEFNVTTFMPIWMFTDQYIIIIPNTVQNIIIALLVMIVIAVLFIPQPMCSLWVALACASIDFGVIGYMTLWGVNLDAISMITIIMSIGFSVDYSAHIAYGYVVSREDTAAGRVKEALSALGWPLSQGAMSTIIAVSVLADIPAYMIVTFFKTVVLSISLGLLHGLVFLPVLLSIFVRGCCIIPSSPHGHPSAQKIEKQIRIAAISSSPLDLRTVAPLRASSPISFPHRLEYTDESPTVHNRSKNSIKSEHLD
- the rpl-13 gene encoding Large ribosomal subunit protein eL13 (Confirmed by transcript evidence), with the translated sequence MAPRGNQMLGNAHFRKHWHKRIKTWFDQPARKLRRRQNRQAKAVEIAPRPVAGLLRSVVRCPQKRYNTKTRLGRGFSLQELKAAGISQAQARTIGIAVDVRRTNKTAEGLKANADRLKEYKAKLILFPKKASAPKKGDSSAEELKVAAQLRGDVLPLSHTITFDEPRQVTDAERKVEIFRLLRKERADKKYRGKREKRAREAAEENK